The following coding sequences lie in one Cloeon dipterum chromosome 1, ieCloDipt1.1, whole genome shotgun sequence genomic window:
- the enc gene encoding R3H domain-containing protein 1 isoform X1, with protein MARLEIPSIVVHAGTCSCPASPQMERSSISALQHSLGEQEDEEARSEEFDVKEAAEDDLNAETVASDEEQNEADEQTGEPPPFESSGPSVPVRQKSQNSKVKLLVRSHAMREETSPPPDPERATLEPPAGAGRPSSRLRLKQQGSSQGSMDSNSPLSLSRDSSTEQPPTGDSSGVDLPAFLTETVNRSHKDRQLLLRIETELQNLVKDTKRTQFKFPPMSSYQRMLVHRMAALYNMEHNVDSTGAQVVVGKTTTSKTPDLRLRDQIRGDLEIEPRKSILKRDTNSLDDPNSKASADSRRSKSFEEREEEYEKVRKRIFKEGEGMIRVMRGDSGLSEGDEVRSSQEDLRSSWAAGGQTWSSSDSSDGRPQLLRPSPPHSSSLRPSRLLKVESFESRDILRSNSMRQAVSKSYSFGGYSGGTTAPSIARGDSMVSTHSAGARLLTKQDSGTSSVASRLSPLSSGYKSLGSQRSDATMSATPSPTATPLLPQGPMQMPAHLQQHFLGPTLMWAVSNMDSVPAGSLLINPQTGQPYLNSDGSVYRYDPSNPPKLLTTSDPPPQPPSIQVHATYTCAPPPPPPPAEYTQQPQVIYSYQAAPPAQHSHSHHSQCIKAIKTLQCSQEGCCMPEITSYVAGMQINEAATCPAAPPSSYVVAAPGWQQPQQAPPRPPLLPPPPVSTQQPPNVILPASQQTVLLVQPQRPPVAVFPHSGGNTEAGYYSPPQTMMTAAAPPNNNVGQMFQPQHTPSMRAPAPSGEGVTFASTGGYYPTAPVTGMCPSYCFSPPNQVPTAASSSNSHESMAPPDSSPLLAQAVDSAWFRGCLPTSQPWSPSQWPLRLVTQPAGTVSLLSPSASSLPSWFLPGRQGTIAHPPYTAVPLKLLWPRLRQHQNQPTQASDNHELTDQRTIMIGGRFRLPP; from the exons aTGGCCAGATTAGAAA TTCCAAGCATAGTGGTTCATGCTGGCACCTGTAGCTGTCCCGCCAGTCCTCAAATGGAGCGTTCCTCGATCTCTGCTCTGCAGCACTCGCTAGGCGAACAG GAGGACGAGGAAGCCAGGAGTGAAGAGTTTGACGTGAAAGAAGCAGCCGAAGATGATCTCAACGCCGAAACTGTAGCCAGCGACGAGGAACAGAACGAGGCTGACGAACAGACTGGTGAACCGCCACCTTTCGAGTCGTCAGGGCCAAGTGTTCCTGTTAGGCAAAAG tcaCAGAACAGTAAGGTGAAACTTCTAGTCAGGAGTCATGCAATGAGGGAGGAAACTTCGCCGCCACCAGACCCTGAAAGGGCGACCCTGGAACCTCCTGCAGGGGCGGGAAGGCCGAGTTCTAGGCTGCGACTCAAGCAGCAGGGTTCGTCTCAGGGCAGCATGGACAGCAACTCTCCTCTCAGCTTGTCAAGAG ACTCCAGCACTGAGCAACCTCCAACCGGAGACAGTTCTGGCGTCGATTTGCCAGCGTTCCTAACAGAAACAGTCAACCGAAGTCACAAAGACAGGCAGCTGCTGTTGCGCATCGAGACAGAGTTGCAAAACCTTGTCAAAGACACAAA ACGTACACAGTTCAAATTCCCTCCTATGTCGTCTTATCAACGAATGTTGGTACATCGAATGGCAGCTCTGTACAACATGGAGCACAATGTAGACTCTACAGGGGCTCAAGTGGTGGTTGGTAAAACCACCACTTCGAAGACTCCAGACCTCAGACTGAGAGACCAGATAAGGGGTGACTTGGAGATCGAACCACGCAAGTCGATTCTTAAGAGGGATACGAACTCGCTGGATGACCCAAATTCTAAA GCTAGTGCTGATAGTCGCCGAAGTAAAAGTTTCGAAGAGAGGGAAGAAGAGTATGAGAAAGTTCGAAAAAGAATCTTCAAGGAG GGGGAAGGTATGATTCGCGTGATGCGAGGAGATTCCGGTTTGAGCGAAGGAGATGAAGTGAGGTCGAGTCAGGAGGACTTGCGCAGCTCCTGGGCGGCAGGGGGCCAAACGTGGAGTAGTTCAGACAGTTCTGACGGCAGACCTCAGCTTCTGCGACCCAGCCCTCCTCATTCCTCTTCTTTGAG ACCAAGCCGACTTCTCAAAGTGGAGTCGTTTGAGAGCAGAGACATTCTCCGCTCGAACTCCATGCGCCAAGCTGTTTCAAAGTCGTACAGCTTTGGTGGATACTCCGGAGGAACTACAGCGCCTAGCATAGCCAGGGGTGACAGTATGGTCAGCACGCACAGCGCTGGCGCTCGTCTCCTGACCAAGCAAG ACTCGGGCACAAGCAGCGTTGCCTCGCGTCTCTCACCCCTCAGCTCGGGCTACAAGTCTCTGGGATCTCAGCGGTCGGACGCGACCATGTCGGCCACTCCGTCTCCAACGGCGACGCCCCTCTTACCGCAAGGCCCAATGCAGATGCCGGCTCACCTGCAGCAACACTTTCTGGGCCCTACCCTGATGTGGGCCGTCTCCAACATGGACAGCGTGCCGGCCGGCAGCTTGCTCATCAACCCGCAGACCGGCCAGCCGTACCTCAACAGCGACGGCTCCGTCTACCGCTACGACCCCAGCAACCCCCCGAAGCTGCTAACCACTTCAGACCCTCCGCCGCAACCTCCTTCCATCCAGGTGCACGCCACTTACACGTGCGCCCCTccacccccgccgcccccCGCCGAGTACACGCAGCAGCCGCAGGTCATCTACTCGTATCAAGCTGCCCCGCCAGCCCAGCATTCCCACTCTCACCACTCACAG TGCATAAAGGCGATCAAAACGTTGCAGTGTTCACAAGAGGGCTGCTGCATGCCTGAAATCACTTCGTATGTCGCTGGCATGCAAATCAACGAGGCAGCAACGTGTCCTGCTGCACCCCCCTCAAGCTACGTTGTGGCCGCCCCTGGTTGGCAGCAGCCTCAGCAAGCACCTCCGCGCCCTCCTCTTCTGCCCCCTCCGCCAGTTTCAACGCAGCAACCACCCAATGTAATACTGCCAGCCTCTCAGCAGACAGTTCTTCTTGTCCAACCTCAGCGTCCACCAGTGGCAGTTTTTCCCCATTCAG GAGGAAATACTGAAGCTGGGTACTACTCTCCACCGCAGACAATGATGACTGCCGCTGCGCCGCCAAATAACAACGTTGGCCAGATGTTCCAGCCCCAACACACACCGTCCAtgag GGCACCAGCCCCGTCGGGTGAAGGGGTGACGTTTGCCAGTACTGGAGGTTACTACCCGACCGCCCCTGTGACAGGAATGTGCCCTTCGTACTGCTTCAGCCCTCCGAATCAG GTGCCAacggcagccagcagcagcaacagccaCGAGTCAATGGCCCCTCCGGACAGCAGCCCCCTCCTGGCGCAGGCGGTGGACAGTGCATGGTTTCGTGGTTGCCTGCCGACCAGTCAACCATGGAGTCCCAGTCAGTGGCCACTGCGCCTGGTGACCCAGCCGGCTGGAACTGTTAGCCTCCTCTCTCCTAGCGCTTCTTCTCTCCCCAGCTGGTTCTTGCCGGGCAGACAAGGGACCATTGCACACCCACCATACACAGCCGTGCCTCTCAAACTGCTCTGGCCTCGCCTGAGGCAGCATCAAAATCAACCCACTCAAG CTTCTGACAACCATGAACTGACAGACCAAAGAACAATAATGATTGGTGGGAGGTTCCGACTGCCGCCTTAA
- the enc gene encoding R3H domain-containing protein 1 isoform X2, with the protein MARLEIPSIVVHAGTCSCPASPQMERSSISALQHSLGEQEDEEARSEEFDVKEAAEDDLNAETVASDEEQNEADEQTGEPPPFESSGPSVPVRQKSQNSKVKLLVRSHAMREETSPPPDPERATLEPPAGAGRPSSRLRLKQQGSSQGSMDSNSPLSLSRDSSTEQPPTGDSSGVDLPAFLTETVNRSHKDRQLLLRIETELQNLVKDTKRTQFKFPPMSSYQRMLVHRMAALYNMEHNVDSTGAQVVVGKTTTSKTPDLRLRDQIRGDLEIEPRKSILKRDTNSLDDPNSKASADSRRSKSFEEREEEYEKVRKRIFKEGEGMIRVMRGDSGLSEGDEVRSSQEDLRSSWAAGGQTWSSSDSSDGRPQLLRPSPPHSSSLRPSRLLKVESFESRDILRSNSMRQAVSKSYSFGGYSGGTTAPSIARGDSMVSTHSAGARLLTKQDSGTSSVASRLSPLSSGYKSLGSQRSDATMSATPSPTATPLLPQGPMQMPAHLQQHFLGPTLMWAVSNMDSVPAGSLLINPQTGQPYLNSDGSVYRYDPSNPPKLLTTSDPPPQPPSIQVHATYTCAPPPPPPPAEYTQQPQVIYSYQAAPPAQHSHSHHSQCSQEGCCMPEITSYVAGMQINEAATCPAAPPSSYVVAAPGWQQPQQAPPRPPLLPPPPVSTQQPPNVILPASQQTVLLVQPQRPPVAVFPHSGGNTEAGYYSPPQTMMTAAAPPNNNVGQMFQPQHTPSMRAPAPSGEGVTFASTGGYYPTAPVTGMCPSYCFSPPNQVPTAASSSNSHESMAPPDSSPLLAQAVDSAWFRGCLPTSQPWSPSQWPLRLVTQPAGTVSLLSPSASSLPSWFLPGRQGTIAHPPYTAVPLKLLWPRLRQHQNQPTQASDNHELTDQRTIMIGGRFRLPP; encoded by the exons aTGGCCAGATTAGAAA TTCCAAGCATAGTGGTTCATGCTGGCACCTGTAGCTGTCCCGCCAGTCCTCAAATGGAGCGTTCCTCGATCTCTGCTCTGCAGCACTCGCTAGGCGAACAG GAGGACGAGGAAGCCAGGAGTGAAGAGTTTGACGTGAAAGAAGCAGCCGAAGATGATCTCAACGCCGAAACTGTAGCCAGCGACGAGGAACAGAACGAGGCTGACGAACAGACTGGTGAACCGCCACCTTTCGAGTCGTCAGGGCCAAGTGTTCCTGTTAGGCAAAAG tcaCAGAACAGTAAGGTGAAACTTCTAGTCAGGAGTCATGCAATGAGGGAGGAAACTTCGCCGCCACCAGACCCTGAAAGGGCGACCCTGGAACCTCCTGCAGGGGCGGGAAGGCCGAGTTCTAGGCTGCGACTCAAGCAGCAGGGTTCGTCTCAGGGCAGCATGGACAGCAACTCTCCTCTCAGCTTGTCAAGAG ACTCCAGCACTGAGCAACCTCCAACCGGAGACAGTTCTGGCGTCGATTTGCCAGCGTTCCTAACAGAAACAGTCAACCGAAGTCACAAAGACAGGCAGCTGCTGTTGCGCATCGAGACAGAGTTGCAAAACCTTGTCAAAGACACAAA ACGTACACAGTTCAAATTCCCTCCTATGTCGTCTTATCAACGAATGTTGGTACATCGAATGGCAGCTCTGTACAACATGGAGCACAATGTAGACTCTACAGGGGCTCAAGTGGTGGTTGGTAAAACCACCACTTCGAAGACTCCAGACCTCAGACTGAGAGACCAGATAAGGGGTGACTTGGAGATCGAACCACGCAAGTCGATTCTTAAGAGGGATACGAACTCGCTGGATGACCCAAATTCTAAA GCTAGTGCTGATAGTCGCCGAAGTAAAAGTTTCGAAGAGAGGGAAGAAGAGTATGAGAAAGTTCGAAAAAGAATCTTCAAGGAG GGGGAAGGTATGATTCGCGTGATGCGAGGAGATTCCGGTTTGAGCGAAGGAGATGAAGTGAGGTCGAGTCAGGAGGACTTGCGCAGCTCCTGGGCGGCAGGGGGCCAAACGTGGAGTAGTTCAGACAGTTCTGACGGCAGACCTCAGCTTCTGCGACCCAGCCCTCCTCATTCCTCTTCTTTGAG ACCAAGCCGACTTCTCAAAGTGGAGTCGTTTGAGAGCAGAGACATTCTCCGCTCGAACTCCATGCGCCAAGCTGTTTCAAAGTCGTACAGCTTTGGTGGATACTCCGGAGGAACTACAGCGCCTAGCATAGCCAGGGGTGACAGTATGGTCAGCACGCACAGCGCTGGCGCTCGTCTCCTGACCAAGCAAG ACTCGGGCACAAGCAGCGTTGCCTCGCGTCTCTCACCCCTCAGCTCGGGCTACAAGTCTCTGGGATCTCAGCGGTCGGACGCGACCATGTCGGCCACTCCGTCTCCAACGGCGACGCCCCTCTTACCGCAAGGCCCAATGCAGATGCCGGCTCACCTGCAGCAACACTTTCTGGGCCCTACCCTGATGTGGGCCGTCTCCAACATGGACAGCGTGCCGGCCGGCAGCTTGCTCATCAACCCGCAGACCGGCCAGCCGTACCTCAACAGCGACGGCTCCGTCTACCGCTACGACCCCAGCAACCCCCCGAAGCTGCTAACCACTTCAGACCCTCCGCCGCAACCTCCTTCCATCCAGGTGCACGCCACTTACACGTGCGCCCCTccacccccgccgcccccCGCCGAGTACACGCAGCAGCCGCAGGTCATCTACTCGTATCAAGCTGCCCCGCCAGCCCAGCATTCCCACTCTCACCACTCACAG TGTTCACAAGAGGGCTGCTGCATGCCTGAAATCACTTCGTATGTCGCTGGCATGCAAATCAACGAGGCAGCAACGTGTCCTGCTGCACCCCCCTCAAGCTACGTTGTGGCCGCCCCTGGTTGGCAGCAGCCTCAGCAAGCACCTCCGCGCCCTCCTCTTCTGCCCCCTCCGCCAGTTTCAACGCAGCAACCACCCAATGTAATACTGCCAGCCTCTCAGCAGACAGTTCTTCTTGTCCAACCTCAGCGTCCACCAGTGGCAGTTTTTCCCCATTCAG GAGGAAATACTGAAGCTGGGTACTACTCTCCACCGCAGACAATGATGACTGCCGCTGCGCCGCCAAATAACAACGTTGGCCAGATGTTCCAGCCCCAACACACACCGTCCAtgag GGCACCAGCCCCGTCGGGTGAAGGGGTGACGTTTGCCAGTACTGGAGGTTACTACCCGACCGCCCCTGTGACAGGAATGTGCCCTTCGTACTGCTTCAGCCCTCCGAATCAG GTGCCAacggcagccagcagcagcaacagccaCGAGTCAATGGCCCCTCCGGACAGCAGCCCCCTCCTGGCGCAGGCGGTGGACAGTGCATGGTTTCGTGGTTGCCTGCCGACCAGTCAACCATGGAGTCCCAGTCAGTGGCCACTGCGCCTGGTGACCCAGCCGGCTGGAACTGTTAGCCTCCTCTCTCCTAGCGCTTCTTCTCTCCCCAGCTGGTTCTTGCCGGGCAGACAAGGGACCATTGCACACCCACCATACACAGCCGTGCCTCTCAAACTGCTCTGGCCTCGCCTGAGGCAGCATCAAAATCAACCCACTCAAG CTTCTGACAACCATGAACTGACAGACCAAAGAACAATAATGATTGGTGGGAGGTTCCGACTGCCGCCTTAA
- the enc gene encoding R3H domain-containing protein 1 isoform X3 — protein MERSSISALQHSLGEQEDEEARSEEFDVKEAAEDDLNAETVASDEEQNEADEQTGEPPPFESSGPSVPVRQKSQNSKVKLLVRSHAMREETSPPPDPERATLEPPAGAGRPSSRLRLKQQGSSQGSMDSNSPLSLSRDSSTEQPPTGDSSGVDLPAFLTETVNRSHKDRQLLLRIETELQNLVKDTKRTQFKFPPMSSYQRMLVHRMAALYNMEHNVDSTGAQVVVGKTTTSKTPDLRLRDQIRGDLEIEPRKSILKRDTNSLDDPNSKASADSRRSKSFEEREEEYEKVRKRIFKEGEGMIRVMRGDSGLSEGDEVRSSQEDLRSSWAAGGQTWSSSDSSDGRPQLLRPSPPHSSSLRPSRLLKVESFESRDILRSNSMRQAVSKSYSFGGYSGGTTAPSIARGDSMVSTHSAGARLLTKQDSGTSSVASRLSPLSSGYKSLGSQRSDATMSATPSPTATPLLPQGPMQMPAHLQQHFLGPTLMWAVSNMDSVPAGSLLINPQTGQPYLNSDGSVYRYDPSNPPKLLTTSDPPPQPPSIQVHATYTCAPPPPPPPAEYTQQPQVIYSYQAAPPAQHSHSHHSQCIKAIKTLQCSQEGCCMPEITSYVAGMQINEAATCPAAPPSSYVVAAPGWQQPQQAPPRPPLLPPPPVSTQQPPNVILPASQQTVLLVQPQRPPVAVFPHSGGNTEAGYYSPPQTMMTAAAPPNNNVGQMFQPQHTPSMRAPAPSGEGVTFASTGGYYPTAPVTGMCPSYCFSPPNQVPTAASSSNSHESMAPPDSSPLLAQAVDSAWFRGCLPTSQPWSPSQWPLRLVTQPAGTVSLLSPSASSLPSWFLPGRQGTIAHPPYTAVPLKLLWPRLRQHQNQPTQASDNHELTDQRTIMIGGRFRLPP, from the exons ATGGAGCGTTCCTCGATCTCTGCTCTGCAGCACTCGCTAGGCGAACAG GAGGACGAGGAAGCCAGGAGTGAAGAGTTTGACGTGAAAGAAGCAGCCGAAGATGATCTCAACGCCGAAACTGTAGCCAGCGACGAGGAACAGAACGAGGCTGACGAACAGACTGGTGAACCGCCACCTTTCGAGTCGTCAGGGCCAAGTGTTCCTGTTAGGCAAAAG tcaCAGAACAGTAAGGTGAAACTTCTAGTCAGGAGTCATGCAATGAGGGAGGAAACTTCGCCGCCACCAGACCCTGAAAGGGCGACCCTGGAACCTCCTGCAGGGGCGGGAAGGCCGAGTTCTAGGCTGCGACTCAAGCAGCAGGGTTCGTCTCAGGGCAGCATGGACAGCAACTCTCCTCTCAGCTTGTCAAGAG ACTCCAGCACTGAGCAACCTCCAACCGGAGACAGTTCTGGCGTCGATTTGCCAGCGTTCCTAACAGAAACAGTCAACCGAAGTCACAAAGACAGGCAGCTGCTGTTGCGCATCGAGACAGAGTTGCAAAACCTTGTCAAAGACACAAA ACGTACACAGTTCAAATTCCCTCCTATGTCGTCTTATCAACGAATGTTGGTACATCGAATGGCAGCTCTGTACAACATGGAGCACAATGTAGACTCTACAGGGGCTCAAGTGGTGGTTGGTAAAACCACCACTTCGAAGACTCCAGACCTCAGACTGAGAGACCAGATAAGGGGTGACTTGGAGATCGAACCACGCAAGTCGATTCTTAAGAGGGATACGAACTCGCTGGATGACCCAAATTCTAAA GCTAGTGCTGATAGTCGCCGAAGTAAAAGTTTCGAAGAGAGGGAAGAAGAGTATGAGAAAGTTCGAAAAAGAATCTTCAAGGAG GGGGAAGGTATGATTCGCGTGATGCGAGGAGATTCCGGTTTGAGCGAAGGAGATGAAGTGAGGTCGAGTCAGGAGGACTTGCGCAGCTCCTGGGCGGCAGGGGGCCAAACGTGGAGTAGTTCAGACAGTTCTGACGGCAGACCTCAGCTTCTGCGACCCAGCCCTCCTCATTCCTCTTCTTTGAG ACCAAGCCGACTTCTCAAAGTGGAGTCGTTTGAGAGCAGAGACATTCTCCGCTCGAACTCCATGCGCCAAGCTGTTTCAAAGTCGTACAGCTTTGGTGGATACTCCGGAGGAACTACAGCGCCTAGCATAGCCAGGGGTGACAGTATGGTCAGCACGCACAGCGCTGGCGCTCGTCTCCTGACCAAGCAAG ACTCGGGCACAAGCAGCGTTGCCTCGCGTCTCTCACCCCTCAGCTCGGGCTACAAGTCTCTGGGATCTCAGCGGTCGGACGCGACCATGTCGGCCACTCCGTCTCCAACGGCGACGCCCCTCTTACCGCAAGGCCCAATGCAGATGCCGGCTCACCTGCAGCAACACTTTCTGGGCCCTACCCTGATGTGGGCCGTCTCCAACATGGACAGCGTGCCGGCCGGCAGCTTGCTCATCAACCCGCAGACCGGCCAGCCGTACCTCAACAGCGACGGCTCCGTCTACCGCTACGACCCCAGCAACCCCCCGAAGCTGCTAACCACTTCAGACCCTCCGCCGCAACCTCCTTCCATCCAGGTGCACGCCACTTACACGTGCGCCCCTccacccccgccgcccccCGCCGAGTACACGCAGCAGCCGCAGGTCATCTACTCGTATCAAGCTGCCCCGCCAGCCCAGCATTCCCACTCTCACCACTCACAG TGCATAAAGGCGATCAAAACGTTGCAGTGTTCACAAGAGGGCTGCTGCATGCCTGAAATCACTTCGTATGTCGCTGGCATGCAAATCAACGAGGCAGCAACGTGTCCTGCTGCACCCCCCTCAAGCTACGTTGTGGCCGCCCCTGGTTGGCAGCAGCCTCAGCAAGCACCTCCGCGCCCTCCTCTTCTGCCCCCTCCGCCAGTTTCAACGCAGCAACCACCCAATGTAATACTGCCAGCCTCTCAGCAGACAGTTCTTCTTGTCCAACCTCAGCGTCCACCAGTGGCAGTTTTTCCCCATTCAG GAGGAAATACTGAAGCTGGGTACTACTCTCCACCGCAGACAATGATGACTGCCGCTGCGCCGCCAAATAACAACGTTGGCCAGATGTTCCAGCCCCAACACACACCGTCCAtgag GGCACCAGCCCCGTCGGGTGAAGGGGTGACGTTTGCCAGTACTGGAGGTTACTACCCGACCGCCCCTGTGACAGGAATGTGCCCTTCGTACTGCTTCAGCCCTCCGAATCAG GTGCCAacggcagccagcagcagcaacagccaCGAGTCAATGGCCCCTCCGGACAGCAGCCCCCTCCTGGCGCAGGCGGTGGACAGTGCATGGTTTCGTGGTTGCCTGCCGACCAGTCAACCATGGAGTCCCAGTCAGTGGCCACTGCGCCTGGTGACCCAGCCGGCTGGAACTGTTAGCCTCCTCTCTCCTAGCGCTTCTTCTCTCCCCAGCTGGTTCTTGCCGGGCAGACAAGGGACCATTGCACACCCACCATACACAGCCGTGCCTCTCAAACTGCTCTGGCCTCGCCTGAGGCAGCATCAAAATCAACCCACTCAAG CTTCTGACAACCATGAACTGACAGACCAAAGAACAATAATGATTGGTGGGAGGTTCCGACTGCCGCCTTAA
- the enc gene encoding cAMP-regulated phosphoprotein 21 isoform X4, translated as MARLEIPSIVVHAGTCSCPASPQMERSSISALQHSLGEQEDEEARSEEFDVKEAAEDDLNAETVASDEEQNEADEQTGEPPPFESSGPSVPVRQKSQNSKVKLLVRSHAMREETSPPPDPERATLEPPAGAGRPSSRLRLKQQGSSQGSMDSNSPLSLSRDSSTEQPPTGDSSGVDLPAFLTETVNRSHKDRQLLLRIETELQNLVKDTKRTQFKFPPMSSYQRMLVHRMAALYNMEHNVDSTGAQVVVGKTTTSKTPDLRLRDQIRGDLEIEPRKSILKRDTNSLDDPNSKASADSRRSKSFEEREEEYEKVRKRIFKEGEGMIRVMRGDSGLSEGDEVRSSQEDLRSSWAAGGQTWSSSDSSDGRPQLLRPSPPHSSSLRPSRLLKVESFESRDILRSNSMRQAVSKSYSFGGYSGGTTAPSIARGDSMVSTHSAGARLLTKQDSGTSSVASRLSPLSSGYKSLGSQRSDATMSATPSPTATPLLPQGPMQMPAHLQQHFLGPTLMWAVSNMDSVPAGSLLINPQTGQPYLNSDGSVYRYDPSNPPKLLTTSDPPPQPPSIQVHATYTCAPPPPPPPAEYTQQPQVIYSYQAAPPAQHSHSHHSQCIKAIKTLQCSQEGCCMPEITSYVAGMQINEAATCPAAPPSSYVVAAPGWQQPQQAPPRPPLLPPPPVSTQQPPNVILPASQQTVLLVQPQRPPVAVFPHSGGNTEAGYYSPPQTMMTAAAPPNNNVGQMFQPQHTPSMRAPAPSGEGVTFASTGGYYPTAPVTGMCPSYCFSPPNQWAGANGSQQQQQPRVNGPSGQQPPPGAGGGQCMVSWLPADQSTMESQSVATAPGDPAGWNC; from the exons aTGGCCAGATTAGAAA TTCCAAGCATAGTGGTTCATGCTGGCACCTGTAGCTGTCCCGCCAGTCCTCAAATGGAGCGTTCCTCGATCTCTGCTCTGCAGCACTCGCTAGGCGAACAG GAGGACGAGGAAGCCAGGAGTGAAGAGTTTGACGTGAAAGAAGCAGCCGAAGATGATCTCAACGCCGAAACTGTAGCCAGCGACGAGGAACAGAACGAGGCTGACGAACAGACTGGTGAACCGCCACCTTTCGAGTCGTCAGGGCCAAGTGTTCCTGTTAGGCAAAAG tcaCAGAACAGTAAGGTGAAACTTCTAGTCAGGAGTCATGCAATGAGGGAGGAAACTTCGCCGCCACCAGACCCTGAAAGGGCGACCCTGGAACCTCCTGCAGGGGCGGGAAGGCCGAGTTCTAGGCTGCGACTCAAGCAGCAGGGTTCGTCTCAGGGCAGCATGGACAGCAACTCTCCTCTCAGCTTGTCAAGAG ACTCCAGCACTGAGCAACCTCCAACCGGAGACAGTTCTGGCGTCGATTTGCCAGCGTTCCTAACAGAAACAGTCAACCGAAGTCACAAAGACAGGCAGCTGCTGTTGCGCATCGAGACAGAGTTGCAAAACCTTGTCAAAGACACAAA ACGTACACAGTTCAAATTCCCTCCTATGTCGTCTTATCAACGAATGTTGGTACATCGAATGGCAGCTCTGTACAACATGGAGCACAATGTAGACTCTACAGGGGCTCAAGTGGTGGTTGGTAAAACCACCACTTCGAAGACTCCAGACCTCAGACTGAGAGACCAGATAAGGGGTGACTTGGAGATCGAACCACGCAAGTCGATTCTTAAGAGGGATACGAACTCGCTGGATGACCCAAATTCTAAA GCTAGTGCTGATAGTCGCCGAAGTAAAAGTTTCGAAGAGAGGGAAGAAGAGTATGAGAAAGTTCGAAAAAGAATCTTCAAGGAG GGGGAAGGTATGATTCGCGTGATGCGAGGAGATTCCGGTTTGAGCGAAGGAGATGAAGTGAGGTCGAGTCAGGAGGACTTGCGCAGCTCCTGGGCGGCAGGGGGCCAAACGTGGAGTAGTTCAGACAGTTCTGACGGCAGACCTCAGCTTCTGCGACCCAGCCCTCCTCATTCCTCTTCTTTGAG ACCAAGCCGACTTCTCAAAGTGGAGTCGTTTGAGAGCAGAGACATTCTCCGCTCGAACTCCATGCGCCAAGCTGTTTCAAAGTCGTACAGCTTTGGTGGATACTCCGGAGGAACTACAGCGCCTAGCATAGCCAGGGGTGACAGTATGGTCAGCACGCACAGCGCTGGCGCTCGTCTCCTGACCAAGCAAG ACTCGGGCACAAGCAGCGTTGCCTCGCGTCTCTCACCCCTCAGCTCGGGCTACAAGTCTCTGGGATCTCAGCGGTCGGACGCGACCATGTCGGCCACTCCGTCTCCAACGGCGACGCCCCTCTTACCGCAAGGCCCAATGCAGATGCCGGCTCACCTGCAGCAACACTTTCTGGGCCCTACCCTGATGTGGGCCGTCTCCAACATGGACAGCGTGCCGGCCGGCAGCTTGCTCATCAACCCGCAGACCGGCCAGCCGTACCTCAACAGCGACGGCTCCGTCTACCGCTACGACCCCAGCAACCCCCCGAAGCTGCTAACCACTTCAGACCCTCCGCCGCAACCTCCTTCCATCCAGGTGCACGCCACTTACACGTGCGCCCCTccacccccgccgcccccCGCCGAGTACACGCAGCAGCCGCAGGTCATCTACTCGTATCAAGCTGCCCCGCCAGCCCAGCATTCCCACTCTCACCACTCACAG TGCATAAAGGCGATCAAAACGTTGCAGTGTTCACAAGAGGGCTGCTGCATGCCTGAAATCACTTCGTATGTCGCTGGCATGCAAATCAACGAGGCAGCAACGTGTCCTGCTGCACCCCCCTCAAGCTACGTTGTGGCCGCCCCTGGTTGGCAGCAGCCTCAGCAAGCACCTCCGCGCCCTCCTCTTCTGCCCCCTCCGCCAGTTTCAACGCAGCAACCACCCAATGTAATACTGCCAGCCTCTCAGCAGACAGTTCTTCTTGTCCAACCTCAGCGTCCACCAGTGGCAGTTTTTCCCCATTCAG GAGGAAATACTGAAGCTGGGTACTACTCTCCACCGCAGACAATGATGACTGCCGCTGCGCCGCCAAATAACAACGTTGGCCAGATGTTCCAGCCCCAACACACACCGTCCAtgag GGCACCAGCCCCGTCGGGTGAAGGGGTGACGTTTGCCAGTACTGGAGGTTACTACCCGACCGCCCCTGTGACAGGAATGTGCCCTTCGTACTGCTTCAGCCCTCCGAATCAG TGGGCAGGTGCCAacggcagccagcagcagcaacagccaCGAGTCAATGGCCCCTCCGGACAGCAGCCCCCTCCTGGCGCAGGCGGTGGACAGTGCATGGTTTCGTGGTTGCCTGCCGACCAGTCAACCATGGAGTCCCAGTCAGTGGCCACTGCGCCTGGTGACCCAGCCGGCTGGAACTGTTAG